GAGCATCCGACGCACCTCCATCATGTTGCGTCCTTGGAACCCCTATTGGGACGTGAAGATCTTCGACTACCTCTCGGGGGTGGACTATGGGGACGTGCCGGTGGTCCCCGGCTACCTCGAGGACACCTACACCCGCATCCAAGCCGAGTTCGAGCGCATTGCCCGGGCCGGGGTGATCCCTTTGGCCATGGGAGGCGATCACTCGGTGACGCTGGGGGAGCTGAGGGGGCTGGCCCAAGTCTATGGCCCTTTAGCCCTCGTGCACATCGATGCCCACCTGGACACCTTGGACCAGTACTTCGGGCGAAAGTACAACCACGGCACCCCCTTCCGCCGGGCGGTGGAGGAAGGGTTGGTGGACCCCGCCCACTCCATACAAGTGGGCATCCGCGGCTCCAACTACGGCCCCGAGGACTACGCGGGAAGCCGGGCGCTGGGCTACGAGCTAATCCCCATGTACGAGGTGCAGCGCATCGGCCTGGAGGAGACGCTAAAGCGCATCCACGAGCGCGTGGGACAGCGGGCATGCTTTATCAGCCTGGATATCGACGCCGTGGATCCGGCTTACGCCCCGGGGACCGGCACCCCCGAGGTGGAGGGTTTCACCTCCAGGGAGATCGTAGCCCTGGTGCGGGGGCTGAAGGGGCTGGAGTTCAAAGGGGCCGATGTGGTGGAGGTGCTCCCCACCATCGACCCCGGCGAGATCACCCCCTACTTGGCCGCCAACCTGATCTACGAGTTCATCTCCCTGCTGGCTCTGCGCCACAAGGAGGGCTGATGGAGCCCATCATCCGCATCCGCGGCCTGGAAAAATGGTTTGGCAAGCACCAGGTGCTCAGGGGCATCCACCTGGAGGTGCTAGCGGGAGAGAAACTGGTCATCATCGGTCCCTCCGGGAGCGGCAAAAGCACTTTGATCCGCTGCCTCAACGGCTTGGAGGAGTTCCAGCGGGGTGAGGTGGTGGTGGATGGGATATCCCTGAAGGAGGCCAGGAAGCTTAGCACGGTGCGGCGTGAGGTGGGCATGGTCTTCCAGCAATTCAACCTCTTCCCCCACATGAGCGTGTTGCAGAACGTGACCCTGGCTCCTCTGCGGGTGCGGGGCCTCGAGCCGGAGGAAGCCAAGCGCAAGGCCTTGGCCCTGCTAGAGCGTGTAGGCATCGCCGATCAAGCCCACAAGTACCCGGCCCAGCTCTCCGGCGGACAGCAGCAACGCGTGGCCATCGCCAGGGCCTTAGCCATGGAGCCCAGGGTGATGCTCTTCGACGAGCCCACCAGCGCCCTCGACCCGGAGATGGTGGGCGAGGTGCTGGCGGTGATGCGCGACTTGGCTAAAAGCGGCATGACCATGCTGGTGGTGACCCACGAGATGGCCTTCGCTCGCGAGGTGGCCGACCGGGTGGTCTTCATGGACCAGGGGGAGATAGTGGAGGAAGGGCGGCCCGAAGAAGTCTTCGCCTCGCCCCGTCAGGAGCGAACCCGCAGCTTTCTGCAGCGACTGCTGCACCCCTAGCCATGCTGAGCATCACACAGACCCGCATCCCCCAGGGCTTTATCGACTTAGGGGTAGGCCACCCCGGCCTCGAGCTCCTCCCCCTCGAGGCCCTTCACCAGGCTAGCCAAGCCCTATTCGCCCAGAGCGAACCCCATTTCCTGCAGTACGGAGCCGAGGGGGGCGACCCCGAGCTACGCCGGGAGCTGGCCCGTTTCCTCACCCACCACTACGGCGCCCCGGTGCCGCCGGAGCGGCTGTTCATCAGCGGGGGTATCTCCCAGGCACTGGACCTGCTCTGCGCCACCCTGACCCAGCCTGGCCAGAGCGTGCTGGTGGAAGACCCCACCTACTTTTTGGCCCTGGGCATCTTTCGCGAGCGCAACCTGCAGGTGGTGGGGGTACCGCGGGGGGACTTCCAAGCCCTCGAGGCTGCCCTTCACACCCACCGCCCGGTGCTTTACTACACCGTACCTACCTTCCACAACCCCACCGGCGCCAGCCTCTCCCACCAGCAGCGACAAAAGCTGCTGCACCTGGCCGAGGAGTACGGCTTCTGGGTGATAGCCGACGAGGTCTACCACCTCCTCAGCTATGGCCCCCCGCCCCCACCGCCGCTGGGAACGATGGCCAGCGAACGGATGATCAGTCTGGGATCATTCTCCAAGATCTTGGCCCCCGGCCTGCGGCTGGGCTGGGTCCAGGCGACACCCGGCTTGCTGGAGCGCCTGGAGCGGGCTGGGGTAGTGCAGAGCGGGGGCGGGCTAAACCCCTTCACAGGCCGGGTCGTGGCCCAGGCCATGGCCATGGGATTGCAGGAGAGCCACCTACAGCGGTTGCGGAAGGTTTACAGCAGGCGGCTGGCGGCCTTGCTCGAGGCGCTGAGCGCAGTCCGACTACCCGTGCGGTTCCAGCCTCCCCAGGGGGGCTACTTCGTCTGGCTGGAACTTCCCCCCGAGCAAGACGCCGCCCGGCTGCTCCAGCAGGCCCGTGAGGAAGGGGTGGCCTTCCAACCAGGAGTGCGTTTCTCGCCCAGCGGCTCCTTCCGTCACGCCCTGCGGCTATGCTTCGCCTACTATCCCGAGGA
The window above is part of the Calidithermus timidus DSM 17022 genome. Proteins encoded here:
- the speB gene encoding agmatinase; this translates as MKHQPASSLESPRFAGVRTFMRLPHLRTLEEVDFVVLGIPFDDATTHRPGARFGPESIRRTSIMLRPWNPYWDVKIFDYLSGVDYGDVPVVPGYLEDTYTRIQAEFERIARAGVIPLAMGGDHSVTLGELRGLAQVYGPLALVHIDAHLDTLDQYFGRKYNHGTPFRRAVEEGLVDPAHSIQVGIRGSNYGPEDYAGSRALGYELIPMYEVQRIGLEETLKRIHERVGQRACFISLDIDAVDPAYAPGTGTPEVEGFTSREIVALVRGLKGLEFKGADVVEVLPTIDPGEITPYLAANLIYEFISLLALRHKEG
- a CDS encoding amino acid ABC transporter ATP-binding protein, which codes for MEPIIRIRGLEKWFGKHQVLRGIHLEVLAGEKLVIIGPSGSGKSTLIRCLNGLEEFQRGEVVVDGISLKEARKLSTVRREVGMVFQQFNLFPHMSVLQNVTLAPLRVRGLEPEEAKRKALALLERVGIADQAHKYPAQLSGGQQQRVAIARALAMEPRVMLFDEPTSALDPEMVGEVLAVMRDLAKSGMTMLVVTHEMAFAREVADRVVFMDQGEIVEEGRPEEVFASPRQERTRSFLQRLLHP
- a CDS encoding PLP-dependent aminotransferase family protein, with the translated sequence MLSITQTRIPQGFIDLGVGHPGLELLPLEALHQASQALFAQSEPHFLQYGAEGGDPELRRELARFLTHHYGAPVPPERLFISGGISQALDLLCATLTQPGQSVLVEDPTYFLALGIFRERNLQVVGVPRGDFQALEAALHTHRPVLYYTVPTFHNPTGASLSHQQRQKLLHLAEEYGFWVIADEVYHLLSYGPPPPPPLGTMASERMISLGSFSKILAPGLRLGWVQATPGLLERLERAGVVQSGGGLNPFTGRVVAQAMAMGLQESHLQRLRKVYSRRLAALLEALSAVRLPVRFQPPQGGYFVWLELPPEQDAARLLQQAREEGVAFQPGVRFSPSGSFRHALRLCFAYYPEEGLLEGIRRLERVIARG